The Lycium barbarum isolate Lr01 chromosome 10, ASM1917538v2, whole genome shotgun sequence genome includes a region encoding these proteins:
- the LOC132614819 gene encoding uncharacterized protein LOC132614819: protein MTSSSCRFLFKNGLIPNLAENPSVTTLLESHRGAYTTTRTHNDGSLLLFWERHMSRLSNSLRFLLNSNPELLFHSETCRVPLSLVSIKPTMLDSLVQSLVNDSMRKALPFVLKQRRSGGEFAITCLVSGNVDRLEENLSTAFDVYVHVGSYVPPLFGIHENAARLAVVGRGRRVANAKYSDWVRQRKQLEKLRPPSVNELLLSNNGDQILEGCLTNLFVVCRKDVNDDYQKASQRENESTVSIELQTAPLRDGVLPGVVRQVILDICSRNKISVREIAPSWSEHDMWSEAFITNSLRLLQHVEVIQAPSSWESVEAQTWRDVTWEEKLFEHAPGRITALIQKEIMKMTSTEGYPVALFND, encoded by the exons ATGACGAGCAGCAGTTGCAGATTTCTCTTCAAAAATGGTTTGATTCCAAACTTGGCAGAAAACCCATCTGTTACAACCTTACTTGAATCCCACAGAG GTGCATATACAACAACTAGGACTCACAATGATGGCTCACTGCTGTTGTTTTGGGAAAGGCATATGAGTAGACTCTCCAATTCTCTAAGATTTCTTTTGAATTCCAACCCTGAACTTTTATTCCATTCAGAGACATGTAGAGTCCCTCTTTCCTTAGTATCAATAAAACCAACCATGCTGGATTCATTGGTTCAATCTCTTGTAAATGATTCAATGAGAAAAGCTCTGCCTTTTGTATTGAAACAAAGAAGAAGTGGAGGGGAATTTGCCATTACATGTCTTGTCAGTGGAAATGTTGATAGGTTGGAGGAGAATTTGTCTACAGCTTTTGATGTGTATGTCCATGTTGGTTCCTATGTTCCTCCACTCTTTGGTATCCATGAAAATGCAGCACGTTTGGCAGTTGTAGGTCGTGGCAGGCGCGTAGCGAATGCCAAATACTCAGATTGGGTTAG GCAAAGGAAACAATTGGAGAAGCTGAGGCCACCTTCTGTCAATGAGCTCCTCTTGTCAAACAATGGTGACCAGATCTTAGAGGGTTGTTTGACAAATCTTTTTGTTGTTTGCCGCAAG GATGTTAACGATGATTACCAAAAGGCTAGCCAAAGAGAGAATGAATCTACAGTTTCAATTGAATTGCAGACTGCCCCTTTAAGAGATGGTGTCCTTCCAGGAGTTGTACGCCAAGTCATTCTTGA CATATGCTCAAGAAACAAAATCTCAGTCAGAGAAATTGCACCTTCATGGTCTGAGCATGACATGTGGTCAGAAGCATTCATTACAA ACAGCTTGAGGCTATTGCAGCATGTGGAAGTTATTCAAGCTCCTAGTTCATGGGAATCAGTTGAAGCACAAACTTGGAGGGACGTAACTTGGGAGGAGAAGCTATTTGAG CATGCTCCTGGAAGGATCACTGCGCTCATCCAG AAGGAGATCATGAAAATGACAAGCACAGAAGGGTATCCAGTTGCTCTATTCAATGACTGA
- the LOC132612965 gene encoding uncharacterized protein LOC132612965, with protein sequence MYANQKVQDLEFAIGDHVLLKISPMKGVLRYELSGDSSSAPNGLTGLFYQTYGDIVGTDVYNIVKALFEDHTLPKAITHTNLVLLAKKNDVETSSDMRPNSLSNFINKVISRVLHDKQDKVLPNLTSSNQSSFVKGRNIIENVLLTQEIVTDFGSRRKPSNIVIKLDITKASDGAHEFFHSTRGVKQGDPLSPPLSILSAEVVTRAPNSLFEKHTSLKLIISTLKDYEDISGQKINKGKSFFLHALKDERVEDVKDLMGENGWDTRKLQQLFLEDIVNHITTCLKIKEISEI encoded by the exons gtatgaattATCAGGTGATAGCTCAAGTGCACCTAATGGCTTAACAGGTTTATTTTATCAAACTTATGGGGACATTGTTGGAACTGATGTGTACAATATAGTTAAAGCTTTGTTTGAGGATCATACTCTACCTAAGGCTATAACTCACACTAACCTTGTACTATTGGCTAAGAAGAATGATGTTGAGACTTCTTCAGACATGAGGCCAAATAGTCTTAGCAACTTTATTAACAAAGTGATCTCTAGAGTGTTGCATGATAAACAGGACAAGGTGCTGCCTAACTTGACATCTTCTAACCAATCTAGTTTTGTTAAAGGAAGAAACATTATTGAAAATGTGTTACTGACACAAGAGATAGTTACTGATTTCGGATCGAGAAGAAAACCATCCAATATAGTCATCAAACTGGATATAACTAAGGCTTCTGATGGG GCTCATGAATTCTTTCATTCAACAAGGGGTGTGAAACAAGGAGACCCTTTATCTCCACCTCTTTCCATTTTATCTGCTGAAGTTGTAACTAGAGCACCAAATTCTTTATTTGAAAAACA TACATCTCTAAAGTTGATAATTAGTACTCTAAAGGATTATGAAGATATTTCTGGACAGAAGATAAATAAAGGAAAAAGCTTCTTTTTACATGCACTCAAAG ATGAAAGGGTGGAAGATGTAAAAGATCTCATGGGAGAAAATGGATGGGATACAAGAAAACTGCAACAACTATTTCTAGAGGACATTGTAAATCACATTACCACATGCTTGAAAATTAAAGAGATCTCTGAGATATAG